From a region of the Streptosporangiales bacterium genome:
- a CDS encoding cytochrome b/b6 domain-containing protein translates to MSVKKAGHAQVSVGQDRIQRYNRPTRWFHAGTYLAVLILLGTGWWVTLGREGQPSPLAQIFLTPDTTLHTNVGWILAGFSLLGLLLGRRAVRTFVTETLRVDRSDRRWLARWPLAVLTGRFARHEGHFDPGQRILNIALMFGLSVLILSGVGMAWLSGGPVFAVLVHLHKWSTYGVTPLIAGHIVIAAGILPGYRGVWRSMHMGGRLQADVARRLWPGWFERATRPAKDRGPRPPTIPPRQG, encoded by the coding sequence GAAGGCGGGACACGCACAGGTGTCCGTCGGACAGGACAGGATCCAGCGGTACAACCGGCCGACGCGGTGGTTCCACGCCGGTACCTACCTGGCCGTCCTGATACTCCTCGGCACCGGGTGGTGGGTGACGCTCGGACGTGAGGGGCAACCGAGCCCGCTCGCCCAGATCTTCCTTACGCCCGACACCACGCTCCATACCAATGTCGGCTGGATCCTCGCCGGGTTCTCGTTGCTGGGGCTGCTCCTCGGCAGACGAGCGGTACGGACGTTCGTCACCGAAACGCTGCGGGTCGACAGGTCTGACAGGCGCTGGCTCGCGCGTTGGCCCCTGGCCGTGTTGACCGGCCGGTTCGCCCGGCACGAAGGCCATTTCGATCCGGGTCAGCGGATCCTCAACATAGCGTTGATGTTCGGACTGTCCGTCCTGATCCTCAGCGGTGTGGGGATGGCCTGGCTGTCCGGCGGTCCGGTATTCGCCGTCCTGGTTCATCTACACAAGTGGTCGACGTACGGCGTGACTCCGCTCATCGCCGGCCATATCGTCATCGCGGCCGGCATCTTGCCGGGTTACCGCGGGGTGTGGAGGTCGATGCACATGGGCGGACGTCTCCAGGCCGACGTCGCACGTCGCCTCTGGCCGGGGTGGTTCGAGCGGGCCACACGACCGGCGAAGGACCGCGGCCCGAGACCACCCACGATCCCCCCACGGCAGGGATGA